In a genomic window of Candidatus Delongbacteria bacterium:
- a CDS encoding DNA cytosine methyltransferase has translation MNIVSLFAGAGGLDLGFHQAGFKTIWANEFDCAIWETFVHNFPSTSLDKRSIVDIPSYDVPECLGIIGGPPCQSWSEAGAGRGINDKRGQLFFEYIRILKEKEPLFFLAENVSGILLPRHREAFQTILNEFKALNYNVSYYLLNANDFGVPQDRKRVIIVGYHKKIGKSFIPPKEILPRPTLRDAIWDLRLAKAAKDKNYTNGNEGLHAPNHEYMNGGFSTIYMSRNRVRGWDEPSFTIQAGGRHAPIHPQAPKMQFVEQNVRIFVPGQEDLYRRLTVRECARIQTFPDDYLFIYKNIADGYKMVGNAVPVEFARNLASVIYEDLK, from the coding sequence ATGAATATTGTTTCTTTATTTGCAGGAGCAGGAGGGCTTGATCTTGGTTTTCATCAGGCTGGTTTTAAAACTATTTGGGCGAACGAATTTGATTGTGCTATTTGGGAGACTTTTGTACATAATTTTCCAAGTACTTCTTTAGACAAAAGAAGTATTGTTGATATTCCTAGTTATGATGTTCCAGAATGTTTAGGCATTATTGGAGGCCCTCCATGTCAAAGTTGGAGTGAAGCTGGAGCAGGTAGGGGAATAAACGATAAGAGAGGACAGCTTTTTTTTGAATATATTAGAATATTAAAAGAAAAAGAGCCCTTGTTTTTTCTAGCTGAAAATGTTTCTGGAATTTTACTCCCAAGACATAGGGAAGCTTTCCAAACTATATTAAATGAGTTTAAAGCATTAAACTATAATGTTTCTTATTATCTTTTAAATGCAAATGACTTTGGTGTCCCGCAAGATCGAAAAAGGGTTATTATTGTTGGATATCATAAAAAAATAGGGAAATCATTTATTCCTCCAAAAGAGATTTTACCAAGACCTACTTTACGAGATGCTATTTGGGATCTAAGGCTAGCTAAGGCTGCCAAGGACAAAAACTATACAAATGGAAATGAAGGTCTACATGCTCCTAATCACGAGTATATGAATGGAGGATTTTCAACTATTTATATGTCTAGAAATCGAGTAAGAGGTTGGGATGAGCCTAGCTTTACAATACAAGCAGGTGGTAGGCATGCTCCTATTCACCCTCAAGCACCAAAGATGCAGTTTGTTGAACAAAATGTGAGGATTTTTGTCCCAGGTCAGGAAGATTTGTATAGAAGACTTACTGTAAGGGAATGTGCAAGAATTCAAACTTTTCCAGATGATTATCTGTTTATATATAAAAATATTGCTGATGGTTATAAGATGGTAGGAAATGCTGTTCCAGTGGAATTTGCAAGAAATCTTGCAAGTGTTATATATGAGGATTTGAAGTAG
- a CDS encoding HaeIII family restriction endonuclease, producing MVTKNSRQMTTGKAFEYALLIQFQEKLKDKTNVEVLENPSFHIAKGCFENTTRLEQSDYNLTASFAANFLMDIEPRLSNDIDETDILQLETLSDDHGKAGDVRDILAIRVLQKWEIGVSAKNNHHAVKHSRLSHLIDFGEKWLGVKVSKEYFDTVTPIFKELEDLRKESKGEKKWSDLGDYHFSVYEPVLNAFIKELKKLNENNLEIPSKLVSYLIGNQDFYKVIKSKNTVEIQAYNINGTLNMPFRNTEPKYKTPKVPLPTAITDISFKENSNTTVIVTMNNDWTLSFRIHNASSRVESSLKFDINLLKSSKKLFKNTLNISKD from the coding sequence TTTGAATATGCATTACTAATACAATTTCAAGAAAAATTGAAAGATAAAACGAATGTAGAAGTTTTAGAAAACCCTTCATTTCATATTGCAAAAGGATGCTTTGAAAATACAACCAGATTAGAACAAAGTGATTATAATCTAACAGCAAGTTTTGCAGCTAACTTTCTTATGGATATTGAACCAAGACTTTCAAATGATATAGATGAAACAGATATTCTTCAACTTGAAACACTATCTGATGATCATGGAAAAGCTGGTGATGTTAGAGATATCTTAGCAATTAGGGTGTTACAAAAATGGGAGATTGGAGTTTCTGCAAAAAATAATCATCATGCAGTAAAACATTCTCGACTATCTCATCTTATAGATTTTGGAGAAAAGTGGCTAGGTGTTAAAGTATCCAAAGAATATTTCGATACAGTAACTCCTATTTTTAAAGAACTAGAGGACTTAAGAAAAGAGAGTAAAGGGGAAAAAAAATGGAGTGATTTAGGTGATTATCATTTTTCTGTTTATGAACCAGTTTTAAATGCATTCATTAAAGAATTAAAAAAACTGAATGAAAACAATCTAGAAATTCCTTCAAAATTAGTTTCATACTTAATTGGAAATCAAGACTTTTATAAAGTTATTAAAAGTAAAAATACTGTAGAGATTCAAGCATATAATATAAATGGCACATTAAACATGCCGTTTAGAAATACAGAACCTAAGTATAAAACTCCAAAGGTTCCTTTACCAACTGCAATTACTGACATATCTTTTAAAGAAAATAGCAATACAACAGTTATTGTTACAATGAACAATGATTGGACATTGTCTTTTAGAATACATAACGCAAGTTCGAGAGTTGAATCATCTTTAAAATTTGATATTAACCTATTAAAATCATCAAAAAAGTTATTCAAAAACACTTTAAATATTAGCAAGGATTAA